The following proteins are co-located in the Silene latifolia isolate original U9 population chromosome 1, ASM4854445v1, whole genome shotgun sequence genome:
- the LOC141602083 gene encoding transcription factor TCP20-like: MDDPNHQQPPHHHPTTTATTTTSPSSNDDNPNTTTATNKKLLQQQNQLAPKRTSNKDRHTKVDGRSRRIRMPALCAARVFQLTRELGHKTDGETIQWLLQQAEPAILATTGTGTIPASFLSGSGSVSNQSGSVSIGLQSRPSWTGFGDSIGRAQLGSGSIWPGIGTGFGNSGGTHTQLFDTVGNPNTNTNTNTNPGFVTNFQLQGVGLPNTNMGLLSFTPILTRGPQIPGLQLGLSQDGHGVIGQVYQQQQHHQHEHHQQQQQNHQQNSDDDLHQHLQQSHSNDDSREQ, encoded by the coding sequence ATGGATGACcccaaccaccaacaaccaccacaccaccacccaACCACCACGGCAACAACCACAACATCTCCGTCATCCAACGACGACAACCCcaacaccaccaccgccaccaacaaAAAATTACTTCAACAACAAAATCAGTTAGCACCAAAACGAACCTCCAACAAAGACCGTCACACTAAAGTCGACGGCCGCAGTCGAAGGATCCGAATGCCCGCCTTATGTGCTGCCCGGGTTTTCCAATTAACCCGAGAATTGGGTCATAAAACCGACGGAGAAACCATTCAGTGGCTTCTCCAACAGGCTGAACCGGCAATTTTGGCTACCACTGGGACTGGAACAATTCCTGCTTCGTTTTTGTCCGGGTCCGGGTCGGTGTCAAATCAATCCGGGTCAGTGTCAATTGGGTTGCAGTCTAGACCGAGTTGGACCGGGTTTGGAGATAGTATTGGGAGAGCTCAATTGGGTAGCGGCTCAATTTGGCCCGGGATTGGGACCGGATTTGGTAATTCAGGAGGAACACATACACAGTTGTTTGATACTGTTGGTAACCCTAACACGAACACGAACACGAATACGAACCCGGGTTTTGTTACTAATTTTCAGTTGCAGGGAGTGGGATTGCCGAATACTAATATGGGTTTACTTAGTTTTACTCCGATTTTGACCCGTGGTCCTCAAATACCCGGGTTACAACTCGGGCTTTCGCAAGACGGTCATGGTGTTATTGGGCAGGtttatcaacaacaacaacatcatcagCATGAACATCATCAGCAGCAACAACAAAATCATCAACAAAATAGTGATGATGATTTGCATCAACATCTACAACAATCTCATTCAAATGATGATTCAAGAGAACAATAA